In Pseudomonadota bacterium, the genomic stretch GCCGCGTGGTCATCGGGTCCACCGTCTATTACTACGCGGACGGCGTCTACCTGGTTCAGCGCGGCGGAGGCTATGTTGTGGTTGGAGCGCCCATCGGCGCTCGCATCGTGGGGCTTCCCTATGGTTTTCGAAGTTTCTGGATCGGTCCGAGGCGCTACTTTTACGTCAACTCAACCTACTATGTTTACGCCCCTGGCAGTCGCGACTATGTGGTGGTTGCCGCGCCTTCAGGCGCTGAGCAGGCCGTGGCCAACATAGCACCAGAACCCGTTGTGTACCCGGCAGGTGGTCAATCGGTCGAGCAGATCGATCAGGACCGTTATGAGTGCCACCGCTGGGCGATGGGCGAATCGGATTTTGACCCCACACGTTCGCAGCAGGACGCCGGGGCGGATCAGGACCGATACAACCGGGCCTTGTCGGCGTGCCTGACGGGCCGCGGCTACACCGTTGGATGAAGCAGGAGATCGAGCAATGACATTACCTAACCAGCCCACCGTGCTGCTCGCAGCCCTGTTTCTGGCGGCCTGCGCCTCGTCGCCACGGGTGCAGACGGGCCCCGATGCCCGGGTGAACGCCCAGGGCCTGCATTTTGTAGACAACACGGACATGAGTGAAGCCTGGTTTCGCCCGGATGCTGATCTCACGCAATACAACAAACTGATGATTGTCAGCGCGGGTACGCACTTCGTCGATGCCGAAGCCGCGTCGGACAAGCAGCGCCAAAGGTATGAGCGGTTCGAAGAAATCATGATCGAGGAGTTCACGCTGGCACTTCGGGAACTGCGTGGCTTTGAAATCACCGACACGCCGGGGCCGGGTGTGCTGTTACTGCACGGCGCGGTCGTCAATGTGACGTTGGAAGAAAACAACCCCGGTCCACGGGAGCGCGTATTTGTGAACGAGCTGGGCTCCGCTGATCTGGTCATCGATCTGCGAGACTCGGTAACCGGCCAGGAGATTGTGGCTGCCCGCGACAACGGCGTGCTGGAAAGTGCTGGAGGCCGAATGACGGAGCTTAGCGACGCCGCAACCTCGGCCGCTGCGCGGCGGCTCGCCAAAGGCTGGGCAACACTGCTTCGCGACCGCCTTGATACGCTCGCAGGCTACCGCCTTGGCAGCGCTGATTCACGTTGACGCGATGATCTACGGTCTCACGGACGCGGCGAAAGCTCAGTCGGTGGATAGCTGAGCAACCAGCGGGTCCGATCAAGCGCATCTACACCAGGCCAACCTGGCATTTGGTCCTGGACCCTAGGATTGGACCCTAAGACTGCTGGACTCCAGTTTACGACCAGTTGCGCTATTCGAAGCGAAACGTACCTCCAACACTCAACTTTCTCCATTGCTTTGATTGTTGAAGCTCGCCATAAAAACCCCAATTAGGTGTTGCCTGGTACTCGACTCCTACTCCAAGAAAGGGCTCATTACCTGATGAACTTTCGCCTACGGGGCCAAACGCCGTCCCACCCCTGACTTCTGTCCGAAAGTGCGTCACACCGAACTTTGCGAACGCAGTCCACGAAGTAGTCAGAGGATACCGGCCTACACCTGCAAGGCTGACTCCCCGGGCTTTGGCGATACCAAACTGCTGCCCGTCCGGACTCCACCAACCTTGGGAGCCAAACTGGTCTAATCCACCCTCAATGGCAAAGTGTTCATTAAACTGATAACCAACTGAAATTGATTGGCCATTATCTGTTGAGGGCGAGCCATTCAGGCCCTCAATGCCGAGTTCAGTCTGCGTCAGACCATAGCCAAGATACCAATTGGAGACTGGATCCGAATCAATCTCTTGAGCATGACTGACGGGACCGCTGACAAGGGCCAAAAGGGTGAAGGTAGTCAATCGCATTGTTGTACTCTCCCGAGGCAAGTGTTACATATGTAGCGAACCATATAACATCATATGTTACATATGCAACACTAAATTATGATCGACAGTGTTCTTCAGTTTTTGAGTGGCAGAGATCGACAAATTGTCGAGATCGTTTACGCCCGTCGTTCGGTATCTGCAAAGGACATCATGAGCGAGTTGCCCGAGCCACCAAGTTATTCGGCGGTTCGATCAATGGTGAATCGATTGGTGGACAAAGGGGTTCTGGGGCGACGGAAAGTCGGAAAAAAGTGGGTCTACGAGGTGCTGACTCCAAGGCAGGAGGTCTGCCAGGGGGAACTGAATCGTCTGATTGACCGATTCTTTGATGGATCCAAAGGCGCCGCGATCATCGGATTGCTGGGGCATGACGAGCGAGAGCTCAGTGAAAGTGAAGTTGAGAAAATCATGGCCATGATCAATCGAAAATCGGGAAAGAGATGATCTTGGACTGGGCCGTCAAAGCAACGGCAATAGCTGGCGTCAGCCTCCTGCTCTGCCTTGTCGTCACCAGAGCCCAGATCCGGGTGATGATCCAAACTACCGCGCTGCTCGCAATTTTTGCGGCGTCAGTACTAGCCATCTTGGGATTCGGCGATCTCATTGTGTTTGAGCTCGAAAGAGCAGCGCCGAGCCCGACGGTGACCGGATACGCGGATAGGGAAGTCGGCAATCCGGAGTCGGGTGTCAAAACGTGGGTGATCAGCTACTTGGTCATCTCCGCTTCGCTGGCGCTGAGAAACGTCTTCCTTCCTGTCTTTCGGGCTCGAAGGGTGGTAAGAAGCGCCAGCCCAGTTCCGTCAAATTGTATATGGTCAAAAGCGCTTCATAGCACAGCATTTCAACCCCAAAATGTTCCGCCAATCCTTGCCAGTCCACAGGTAACGGCTGCAGGAACTATCGGGTCGCTTAAGCCTTGCGTCATCGTTCCAATGACGAGTACCGTCAACTCGTCAGAAGCCGGAATGGTGCTGGCTCATGAACTGGGGCACATCCGTCAACATGACTGGATCCGGATGCAGTGCGCTCACCTGATCGCTAGTGTTCTCTGGATTCATCCGCTTGTGTGGTTACTGCGTAGACAACTGACCAAGGATATTGAGCAAGCCGCGGATGAATGGGCACTGGACCACGGGTGTGACGCCGAAAGCTATGTCATGACACTTGCGAAGCTAAAGCAGAATGCGGGGCCGGCCGTTGGGTTGGCGATTGCGGCATCTGAACACTCTTTGGTGACCAGAGCTCGGCGGGCCTTGGACTATGTACCGAAGGCGCCTAGGCGCCGATTACTCGAGTCGGCTGTGCTGTTCTTTTCAGCATTTATGGCAGTAACGGTGTCGTTCAGAGTTGTAGACCGTCCGTTCCCGAGTCCTCCCGCTCAGCTGGTTGTTGCTTCGAACCAAGTGTCTACAGATACTCGGAAAATTCAGGGCCTGTCGCGTGCAACAGTGCCCGCTAGTCAGGCAACAGTTTCCCTTCCTGGCGAAACTTCCAACACCGAAGCTTCAGCTAGCGTTTTGCCGAATGAATCCACGTCAAAATCCATTCCGCAACATCAGCCAGCTAATCCGAAAAATGATACGAAAGAAACGGCGCGGCTCGATCCACCACAACGAGCCCTGGATTCCGCTGACCTGATGGCCCTGGCGCGTTCAATGGACCTTGTGGGAAAGGCAGTCGAGAAGGATGAAAGCTGGGAACCTCAAGATCTTTCGCTGTGGCCTGAGTCTGAGCTTCTGGCCGAACAGGGGCCGGGCGGCCCGTCACGGCCGAAAATCATTTTGGCGCCTGTCAGGCGTGGTCAAAACGAGTCCGAAGGCATCTTTCTTGGATGGAAAACAGAGTTTTGAGCGATAACTCGGCGGCGACTAGCCAAGGCGGATGTCTGGGGTCAGGACCAAGTGCCAGGTTTAATTACCCTCGATGTCTGGGGTCAGGACCAAGTGCCAGGTTTAATTACCCTCGGAAGCACGACCACGCACCAAGGGCCTAACGTATTACCCATGCGCTCAGAATAAAACGCTATCTATTAGCCAATAACGGACCCTTACTGGCAGGCGTTACCCTTCAAGCCCGTGAGGCGAATCACGTCCAGGTTGCCGTCGGCGTAGCCGCTGGTGGTGCTGTCCCAGCTGACGCTTGCCGAATCTGGGCCGGTAAAGCTGACCGATATCTCCCCCCAGGGCACGGAATCCACTACCGAGGGATTGAAGTTGGGCGGGAAATCAGCACCGCTAAAGGCGGCCAGGGGCACCGTTGCCGTGTCCCCGTCGAGCGGGCCCTGGCCAAATAGCCAGACCTGCTCACCGTTTCGGTAGACGTACCAGGCCAGAATCACCTGGTCCTGACCGCCGGTGTTCACCACCTCCATGACAAACCCATGACCGTTCTGGTCGGGGTTGTAGTAGCTGCCGCTGCGGCAGCTGTTGCCGCTGGTGCTGATCGGAGCGAGCTGGGTCATGGCCATGCTGCCGCTGCCAAATCCGCTGACGCTGCTATCCCAGGAGGCGGTGCCTTCGGTATTGCTGTCAAAGTCAAACGTCAGCGTGCCCCAGGGCGTGAGGTTGACCGCGTCCGCATTGAAGCCGGGCAGAAAATCAGCGCCGTCGGTGATAAACACGTTCAGCTCCGCCTGCTGGCCCTCGGCCGGGCCTGTGCCGATAAGCCATACCGGGTTGCCGTCCTGATAGACATACCAGTAAGCGTTGACCAGATCGGGTTCGCCTGCGCCACCCTCCAGTAGCTCGATCAGCCAACCGTGGCCGGACTGTTCGGCGTTGAACCAGGGCCCACTAATTTTTGAGCTTAGACCGGAAGCGGAGCAGGAGGCCGGCGTGCTGGCATCTGTCACCTGGATGTTGTCCAGATAAAACCCTTCGAACTCGAGGCCCGGGTCTGACGAAAAGGCCCAGCGGATCTGCACTGTCTGGCCTGCGTAAGCGTTCAGACTGCTGCGATATTCAGTGAACTGCTCTTGCACACCGTTAAAGGCGCCCTGGCTGGCCGGATAGCCACATTCGTTGATCGGTACGCCATCGCCGTTGGGCTCGGTTTCGGAAAAGTCTGAAGGATAGCCCCCTTCCGGAGGCAGGTCAGACCAGGTCTGGCCGCCATCGCTGGAGATCTCCACGACAACACCGTCCCAGTTCAACTCCAGGTTGTACCAGGCGTCATAGGAAAGGCGGGGCGAACCACCGGCGGCCAGGTCTATCGGCGGGGTGGTGACATACGCGCACGTCAGGTTGGGGTGGTTCTCCCCGTCCGGGGCGTTGTGGAAGCTAAACGACCCGGTGGAGGCGCGCTGTTCCGTCACCTGCCAAGGGGCACCGGTGCTCACAAACGTCAGCGAATCGATATCATCAAGGTAGGTGCCCGGCTCATTGCTCTCTGAGCGAGTCGTGGCGCGTACCCGAAGCTCGTCTCCGGTCTCGTTGCCTCCGTCCGGGCCCTCGCCACGACCGGCCGTGTCTTCCGCCCGCACCACGTAGTAGTAGGTGGTCAGCGGTTCCACATCGAGATCCTGGAATCCGGTGGCGCCCACGCTGGCAATGCGGTTTTCCGGCCCAGGGACAAAAAACGGGTCAACCGATCGATAGACGTTGTACTTCAGACCCGCGCCCGGGCACACGGCTTTTCCCGGCGCCCAGCTGACGGTGATGCCGCATTCATCACCGCCGACGACATCGATAGAGGTGGTCGCCGAATTAAACTCCGGCAGCAGCGTGCAGGCCGCCTCGGACACCACCGATTTGCAGGTGCTCACCGGGCCTTCGCCGCAGCTATCCACACCGCGGAACTGGTAGGCGTATTCAAAGCCGCCCTGTGTTCCGCTATCGGCGAACACCCCATCCGTACTCTGCCCCACATACTTAAAGCGGTCTTCAGCATCGGCGCAGCTGCCCAGGGCGCGATAGACCTGATAACCGGTAGCACCGACCACGCCATCAAGCGTCAGATTGACGTCATCGGCACCGGCTTCGAGCTGAAAATCGCCGATGGTATCCACAGCGCTATCGCACTGGGCCGCGGACACCGACAACGCAAAGCCTTGCCGATCGGTGTTCTGAATGCCGTTACCGGGAATGCTTGTCCCAGCCACGGTCACGGTGTATTCGCCAGCCTCGGGCGCCGTCAGACGCACCTGCTCTACCGTGTTGAGCGTGTCGCGGCTGCCGCCGGTGAGGGACTCGGCACCGCTGATCACATTGCCCAGCCAGGTCTGTCCGGCACCTTCCACGCGCAGGTCCAGGTCGTTGATCAGGGACCGACCAACGGCGCTGAGGGCCGGCGGGTCGGTCCAGGTAAGCGTGGCGCGAAACTCTTCGCCAGCCCCTACCGAAACGGTGAAGCGCTCACTTTCCCCCTGTTTCAGCCCGGCGCCGTTGGGCCGGTCCCAGACACGCAGGTCGCGGTTGTCGCCGGCAAAGTACAGATTGTTGTCCAGATACATGCGGCCCCAGCCCGTTTCGTTGGACGGTGTGTCGGCGTA encodes the following:
- a CDS encoding DUF6515 family protein; translation: MNIKILGLAAILVGNFAPTAADAVNPVALQNLTTAAVISQVRPADRRDDRRQRRTEDRRREDRREDRRDDWREDRQEDRRDDRRDDRWERYWRYRIGVRLATLPLRHSRVVIGSTVYYYADGVYLVQRGGGYVVVGAPIGARIVGLPYGFRSFWIGPRRYFYVNSTYYVYAPGSRDYVVVAAPSGAEQAVANIAPEPVVYPAGGQSVEQIDQDRYECHRWAMGESDFDPTRSQQDAGADQDRYNRALSACLTGRGYTVG
- a CDS encoding outer membrane beta-barrel protein produces the protein MRLTTFTLLALVSGPVSHAQEIDSDPVSNWYLGYGLTQTELGIEGLNGSPSTDNGQSISVGYQFNEHFAIEGGLDQFGSQGWWSPDGQQFGIAKARGVSLAGVGRYPLTTSWTAFAKFGVTHFRTEVRGGTAFGPVGESSSGNEPFLGVGVEYQATPNWGFYGELQQSKQWRKLSVGGTFRFE
- a CDS encoding DUF3313 family protein, whose protein sequence is MTLPNQPTVLLAALFLAACASSPRVQTGPDARVNAQGLHFVDNTDMSEAWFRPDADLTQYNKLMIVSAGTHFVDAEAASDKQRQRYERFEEIMIEEFTLALRELRGFEITDTPGPGVLLLHGAVVNVTLEENNPGPRERVFVNELGSADLVIDLRDSVTGQEIVAARDNGVLESAGGRMTELSDAATSAAARRLAKGWATLLRDRLDTLAGYRLGSADSR
- a CDS encoding S8 family serine peptidase, whose protein sequence is MTRTTLATLVAVSLFLATSFNQATAAELLLRVGSIDPTGESAKAEASAADLKSRHGLVQFTDADAVDRRVIEMAGAKILAYVPENAYLVRWDKASRENLSAEPSLRYVGPWRSDYKVSPTLSRETRKSARSFPVEVMGYPGQSPDALAALIVKLEPGSEVRFADSVLDVPIARVVLASGVAPAAFARAMAAADQVMWLDRHYPETIDNQDSVGVIQANGSSGGPPPDNAPLWDQDIIGTGQIIAVADSGLDRNAENFHRYNNGSTVNTEVTDAEFLNADEVGVLFPERKVVGYFVQPGAVPYDHNQLCGGNRANFHGTHVVGTVAGDGGELSTPTEPNSDGGDGMAPNAQILFQQLGNADEGCLTGRGGYPMFLQAADAGAGVSNGSYGSDAPPPPDNGYFGNDFQADAAAYAREDLLLVFSAGNEGPGPDTAGHPAQAKSPVSAGATEHGDNRDPAGFSSRGPAHDGRIKPDVMAPGVSIRSVLGNTQNDNPPPLFNNNPTAARQGTSMSAPTVSGGAALLRQYFMDGFYPSGVRSDEDQVVPSGALMKSVIINGASAYADTPSNETGWGRMYLDNNLYFAGDNRDLRVWDRPNGAGLKQGESERFTVSVGAGEEFRATLTWTDPPALSAVGRSLINDLDLRVEGAGQTWLGNVISGAESLTGGSRDTLNTVEQVRLTAPEAGEYTVTVAGTSIPGNGIQNTDRQGFALSVSAAQCDSAVDTIGDFQLEAGADDVNLTLDGVVGATGYQVYRALGSCADAEDRFKYVGQSTDGVFADSGTQGGFEYAYQFRGVDSCGEGPVSTCKSVVSEAACTLLPEFNSATTSIDVVGGDECGITVSWAPGKAVCPGAGLKYNVYRSVDPFFVPGPENRIASVGATGFQDLDVEPLTTYYYVVRAEDTAGRGEGPDGGNETGDELRVRATTRSESNEPGTYLDDIDSLTFVSTGAPWQVTEQRASTGSFSFHNAPDGENHPNLTCAYVTTPPIDLAAGGSPRLSYDAWYNLELNWDGVVVEISSDGGQTWSDLPPEGGYPSDFSETEPNGDGVPINECGYPASQGAFNGVQEQFTEYRSSLNAYAGQTVQIRWAFSSDPGLEFEGFYLDNIQVTDASTPASCSASGLSSKISGPWFNAEQSGHGWLIELLEGGAGEPDLVNAYWYVYQDGNPVWLIGTGPAEGQQAELNVFITDGADFLPGFNADAVNLTPWGTLTFDFDSNTEGTASWDSSVSGFGSGSMAMTQLAPISTSGNSCRSGSYYNPDQNGHGFVMEVVNTGGQDQVILAWYVYRNGEQVWLFGQGPLDGDTATVPLAAFSGADFPPNFNPSVVDSVPWGEISVSFTGPDSASVSWDSTTSGYADGNLDVIRLTGLKGNACQ
- a CDS encoding BlaI/MecI/CopY family transcriptional regulator, translated to MIDSVLQFLSGRDRQIVEIVYARRSVSAKDIMSELPEPPSYSAVRSMVNRLVDKGVLGRRKVGKKWVYEVLTPRQEVCQGELNRLIDRFFDGSKGAAIIGLLGHDERELSESEVEKIMAMINRKSGKR
- a CDS encoding M56 family metallopeptidase: MDWAVKATAIAGVSLLLCLVVTRAQIRVMIQTTALLAIFAASVLAILGFGDLIVFELERAAPSPTVTGYADREVGNPESGVKTWVISYLVISASLALRNVFLPVFRARRVVRSASPVPSNCIWSKALHSTAFQPQNVPPILASPQVTAAGTIGSLKPCVIVPMTSTVNSSEAGMVLAHELGHIRQHDWIRMQCAHLIASVLWIHPLVWLLRRQLTKDIEQAADEWALDHGCDAESYVMTLAKLKQNAGPAVGLAIAASEHSLVTRARRALDYVPKAPRRRLLESAVLFFSAFMAVTVSFRVVDRPFPSPPAQLVVASNQVSTDTRKIQGLSRATVPASQATVSLPGETSNTEASASVLPNESTSKSIPQHQPANPKNDTKETARLDPPQRALDSADLMALARSMDLVGKAVEKDESWEPQDLSLWPESELLAEQGPGGPSRPKIILAPVRRGQNESEGIFLGWKTEF